In the genome of Oscillatoria sp. FACHB-1406, one region contains:
- the mnmE gene encoding tRNA uridine-5-carboxymethylaminomethyl(34) synthesis GTPase MnmE, with product MSDRILQAETIAAIASAIAPESGSIGIVRLSGQTALEIARRLFFAPGKQQWETHRILYGSVREPQTGEVIDEALLLLMLSPRSFTREDVVEFHCHGGIIPVQRVLQLCLEAGARLAQPGEFTLRAFLNGRIDLTQAESVADIVSARSPQASRMALAGLQGKLAQPIREVRGICLDILAEVEARIDFEEDLPPLREAAIAQNIADILDKVTDILATADRGELLRSGLKVAIVGRPNVGKSSLLNAWSRSDRAIVTDLPGTTRDVVESNLVVGGIPVQVLDTAGIRETADTVEKIGVERSRRAAESADLVLFTLDATAGWTAEDEEIYQQVRDRPLILILNKIDLAPDSTTPFIPKNVQIVKTSAANNIGIEALERAILNSVRGGTITAANADFAINQRQAAALTRARMSLEQVRQTICDRLPLDFWTIDLRGAIAALSEITGEEITESVLDRIFSRFCIGK from the coding sequence ATGTCCGATCGCATTTTACAAGCAGAAACGATCGCGGCGATCGCGTCGGCTATTGCCCCGGAAAGCGGTAGCATTGGTATCGTTCGCCTTTCCGGACAAACTGCCCTCGAAATTGCCCGTCGTCTCTTTTTTGCCCCGGGAAAGCAACAGTGGGAAACGCACCGCATTCTTTACGGTAGCGTGCGAGAACCCCAGACGGGCGAAGTTATCGATGAGGCGCTGTTGCTACTAATGCTGTCGCCGCGTTCGTTTACCCGCGAAGATGTGGTGGAATTTCACTGTCACGGCGGGATTATTCCGGTGCAGCGCGTTTTGCAACTCTGTTTGGAGGCGGGGGCGAGGTTGGCGCAACCGGGCGAATTTACGCTGCGGGCGTTCCTCAACGGGCGCATTGATTTGACGCAAGCCGAAAGCGTGGCGGATATCGTTAGCGCGCGTTCTCCCCAAGCGTCTCGTATGGCGCTGGCGGGGTTGCAGGGGAAATTGGCGCAACCGATTCGCGAGGTGCGGGGGATTTGTTTGGATATTTTGGCGGAAGTTGAGGCGCGGATTGATTTTGAGGAAGATTTACCGCCGTTACGGGAGGCTGCGATCGCGCAAAATATAGCAGATATTCTGGATAAAGTCACCGATATTTTAGCAACCGCAGATCGCGGCGAACTCCTACGCAGCGGTTTAAAAGTCGCGATCGTCGGTCGCCCGAATGTGGGAAAATCGAGTTTATTGAATGCTTGGAGTCGGAGCGATCGCGCCATTGTTACCGATTTGCCAGGAACGACTCGCGATGTCGTCGAATCGAACCTCGTCGTCGGCGGCATTCCCGTGCAAGTTCTGGATACGGCGGGGATTCGGGAAACGGCGGATACCGTAGAAAAAATTGGAGTCGAGCGATCGCGCCGCGCCGCTGAATCTGCCGATCTCGTCCTCTTTACCCTCGATGCGACAGCGGGTTGGACTGCTGAAGATGAGGAAATTTACCAACAAGTGCGCGATCGCCCCCTCATCCTCATTCTCAACAAAATAGATCTCGCCCCAGATTCTACTACTCCCTTTATTCCAAAAAACGTGCAAATTGTCAAGACTTCGGCGGCTAATAATATCGGCATTGAAGCCCTAGAGCGGGCAATTCTCAACAGCGTGCGAGGCGGGACGATAACCGCAGCGAATGCAGACTTCGCCATCAATCAGCGGCAAGCAGCAGCCTTAACTCGCGCCAGAATGTCTTTAGAGCAAGTTCGACAGACCATTTGCGATCGCCTGCCTTTAGATTTTTGGACGATCGACTTGCGCGGTGCAATTGCTGCCTTAAGCGAGATTACCGGCGAAGAAATCACCGAATCGGTTCTCGATCGCATTTTTAGTCGCTTTTGTATTGGGAAATAA
- a CDS encoding NAD(P)/FAD-dependent oxidoreductase, translated as MVNKPLQIVVIGGGAAGFFGAITCATSHPQARVLLLEAGRTPLAKVRISGGGRCNVTHHCFDPALLVQQYPRGGKALRGAFSRFQPQDTIAWFARRGVKLKTEADGRMFPVTDNSETIVNCLLKAAADAGVILRTGAKVEKIQNEEAGFTIQLKDGETLECNRVLLATGSNPHAYQWAKELGHTIIPPVPSLFTFNINDARLKDLAGASVETVHLRLLETGKEKIEQIGPLLITHWGLSGPAVLKLSAWGARILRDRNYQMSLQINWLPPHTPETLRQLLLDYKAQFPKRSLAAHCPVSLPKRLWQRFVFSLGINSETTWAELSKKALTALVEELTRGRYAITGKGTFKEEFVTCGGIDLKEVNFKTMESRKCPALYFAGEILDIDGVTGGFNFQSAWTTGWIAGQSNALPNKVVH; from the coding sequence ATCGTGAATAAACCTTTACAAATTGTTGTTATTGGAGGAGGGGCAGCGGGATTTTTCGGAGCCATTACTTGCGCCACTTCTCATCCCCAAGCGCGAGTTTTATTACTGGAAGCCGGACGCACTCCACTCGCCAAAGTTCGCATCTCCGGCGGCGGACGCTGCAACGTTACCCATCACTGCTTCGATCCTGCCCTTTTAGTACAGCAATATCCTCGCGGCGGTAAGGCATTACGCGGCGCTTTTTCTCGCTTTCAACCGCAAGATACGATCGCGTGGTTTGCTCGTCGCGGCGTAAAGCTAAAAACCGAAGCCGACGGGCGAATGTTTCCCGTTACCGATAATTCTGAAACTATCGTCAATTGTTTGTTAAAAGCAGCAGCCGATGCCGGCGTTATTTTGCGAACGGGGGCGAAGGTAGAAAAAATTCAAAATGAAGAAGCAGGATTTACAATCCAGTTGAAAGATGGAGAAACGCTTGAGTGCAATCGCGTCCTGTTAGCCACCGGCAGCAATCCCCATGCTTACCAATGGGCAAAAGAATTAGGACATACAATCATCCCACCCGTCCCTTCTTTATTTACCTTTAATATTAACGATGCACGCTTAAAAGATTTAGCTGGTGCGAGTGTTGAAACCGTCCACTTACGCTTACTCGAAACCGGAAAAGAGAAAATCGAACAAATCGGGCCATTATTAATAACGCATTGGGGATTGAGCGGCCCTGCGGTGCTAAAACTCTCCGCTTGGGGGGCAAGAATTTTACGCGATCGCAACTATCAAATGTCTCTCCAAATTAACTGGCTTCCGCCCCATACACCCGAAACCCTGCGCCAACTCCTGCTCGATTACAAAGCCCAATTTCCCAAACGTTCCCTCGCCGCCCACTGTCCTGTTTCCCTTCCCAAACGCCTTTGGCAGCGCTTTGTTTTCTCCCTCGGCATCAATTCCGAAACAACGTGGGCGGAACTCTCGAAAAAAGCCTTAACTGCATTAGTTGAAGAACTGACGCGCGGGCGCTACGCCATTACCGGCAAAGGTACTTTTAAAGAAGAATTTGTAACCTGCGGCGGCATTGATTTAAAAGAAGTCAATTTTAAAACAATGGAAAGTCGCAAGTGTCCGGCATTGTATTTTGCGGGCGAGATTCTCGATATCGATGGTGTAACGGGAGGGTTTAATTTTCAGAGTGCCTGGACAACAGGATGGATTGCGGGACAATCTAACGCTTTGCCTAACAAAGTAGTACATTAG